Sequence from the Phalacrocorax carbo chromosome 8, bPhaCar2.1, whole genome shotgun sequence genome:
ATGCGCACTGTATGTGTCAGACAGCAAGAATACAGTGAAAGCTATCTTTAAATCAGACAGCAAAGGGCTCAGCAAATACTAACAAGAGATTGGTAAGGAAAATTTAAGACCAATTTGTCAAAAACTCTTGACTATTTCATCATGTATTAAATGAGACAATTAGAAGTTGCAGCCATCAGTACTAGTAGATCACTACATAATTTCCCATTTTATATTAAGttagattttaatttcatcTTAAATTTTAGAGTTTGGGGTCTTGGATAGTTGAGTAAACTAGAGTGTTCTCCCTTATATTAAAAAGGGCTAGTTAAAAATCCTATTTCTTAAAAGAATGAgcaattcaaataaaatataaaatcagaaGATTGTCCCACTCCAAGTACAATGCTCATGGAAATAGCTCTCTCGTGCATTCCATGAGTGATCTGAAGACCAGAGTTTCTCTTCGTAGTATCTCAGATGTGGAAGCTCTTGGATATCTCAGGCCATTATCAGTTTTTGTCAGGCCTTGAAGGAAGCTCGAACTACTCTTCCCTTAAGAGGCTGAGGGGGGCGAAAATTATTCACCATTTGGATCCTCTGGTCTTCCTCACTGGTGAAAAGGAGCATGCGGAATTTCTCCAGCTGTAAATTCAGGTGAAATAATTTACTGCTTAAGAGGGCAAtcgaatttttttttttttttaaagaccaaaGGAAAGTATTCAGGACATTTTACTCTGTTAACGGAGTAGGTTCAAGCAAAGATCCTAGAGAGtatcaacagaaaaaacagaagcccTGATTACTGAACAGGCTGATCATTCATAGGCTAACGGTCTTTTAACTTAGCCCCACTGCAAGTCAAGACAGTCACTGCCTGTTTATCCAGTGTTGAATCCTACAAGAACTAGGAGACAATCAAAAGTTTACCTGTTTCTCAGAAATTCTGATGGGTTCTTTCAGCACTATCCATGTTACACTCTCATTAAGGGGTGGTGTTGTCAAAGAACCAAGGTACGTCCAATAATCTAGACTCAAAGGCAGGAGACATTTCGGGTTGAAGCTTCTAAATGGAACTTTTGCTCCCTGGAAATAAAATTGATACTTgaaatttatctttttacttttaagtgCAGGTTAAAGAACTCTttttgaaagagagagaaatgctaatgtaatattaaaaagaaagggaaacaaagtCTTTAAAGGTTTGGCTGCATTATAACAACTGTTACCTAAGAGTAGCATGGCAAGTCCAATGCATGCTGCTGGCTTACTGGACTTTGAGTTCTTGCCCCATTGTCTCTACTGAAGTTCAGCGCATGTCACAAAAGGTCTAAAAATAATGCAGGAAGTGTATTCTGTATATAGTGTTCACTAGGAGCTATGGACAATATCATGGAAGAATTCCTTGTCTCATTGCTTGCTGTTTTCTATGCTTCTCATCTATTTCAGTAGAAAATTTGAAACTATGGAAAACTGGGCCCCAAACACTCATTGTCTGTTAGGATGAATAttagctttaaaaatcaaatgttCAAGTCTAAAGTTAAAGGAAGGTGGATCAACAAAAAGACCAGTAGAAATGGAAGGAGGTGCTGCCTATAGTAGTGATTTCCTTAACTACCACAGTCTAGGACAAGATTTTTTCATCCTGTAGGATTATCTGAAAGGTACTTAGTCACTCAGAAAGCACTGTCCAATTGTCTGTAAAATTGCTCATAAGGAACAGAATAAACAGCTGCTCCCCAGTGACAAACCTGTAGACCTTCCATCACTACAACTCAGGGATAActatttctttcctgcaagTGAAAGAAATCACTTAAATATCAAAGTATAATTTAGTATCACTGCTGTGTAACTGCCTTAATTTCCTGTCTTTCACAAGGACATATAGAGGAGCAAGAAATATGCCCACTCAAGTATTAGATATAGTTATTTTGCATATTAGAACTTATGCATGTTACAGAATGCATTAGCCTCATGTAAATCCAGAAGGGATAACATTTTTAGTGGTCTAATCAATCTGCATTTGAGAACGTGCAGCAGGTGTCAATCTTCAGCTCTGAGACACATCTGGTTAAAGATCACCCTCAGGTATCACTGTAACATTAGACAAGTGCTGTACCTCACTGAGGTTGTCCCCTGACAGAGCTTTGCAGCTGATGATGGACAGCCAGCTTTGACTTGTTCAAGGCTAGgctcaatggaaaaaaatattttgctgagtGTAAGAGCTGAGCTTGAAGGGTCATGGAGCTTTTGATTTTATATACTGTGGGAAAGGTAGAACCTCTGAATGAGGAGCATGGTCAGCATAGCCTTGGGAGGCAATAAGATGAACcttggaagggaagaggagaataCAACTACAGTGGTGTTCTAACAATGAGAGGATTTGTGGTGGgtgattttctattttttctcaaATACGTACATGAACTCTATTTTTAATGGATATCCTAGAAACAATTACATTTATAGAGCTTAAAACTTACTTTAAATTTTACCATGTACAAAGCATCAGTGAGTCTGTTCATATTGGTATGTTCTCTTCCAATCTAAAATAATGGAATAAGACAGGTTAAATAAGAATTACTATAATTATGCTTTGAGAATTGGTGTTGTTTGCTTATCTGAATTTCATAATTTCTACTAAAGTAAGTTTAACAGCAATTTGCAGTCAGTTACTGCTTCCAATAAgtcatttgttttccttaagcACTACTTAAATACATGGCTTGGTTCTCAAACACTTGACAGCATAATACTTTCATCATGTAAACATGCTATTTTTGTGATTCTTACCTCCAAGAAAACACCAACTACTGCCAAGCcatctggagctgctgctgcttctccaaatGTTGCATATTTTCTGGCATTCCAGTGAACTAAGtggagctttaaaaaaaaaaaatcacaaattgAACAAATTAGCAATAGAACCTGTGAACATGGGTTGTCTCATGTTAACAGGCACTAATGGTCATTCATAACAGAGCATAGGTTTTGTCCAAAGGCATCTTTAGAACAATGAGCAAGTTCAATCTTCTGGACCAGTCCATAAGCATGGACAGACACTAAACAAAATGTCTATATATCAACCTTAATTTGAAACAAATCCAGCATCAACCTGTAACCCAACTTCCCTGATATGGGCCTTCATCCAATGAAGCACTAAGCTCCAGTACTCACTGGTAGACTCCAGGATGATACATTACTGTAGGATCTGGGATAGTTTGTGCTGGGAGAGGCTGTGCCTTGTCctagctttgtagaactttcTCAAGAGCCCTCAGATGAAGCCATTTCTAAGCTATGGATAGTACCAGCATGGTCATTTCACAGCTTGGTATCATAAGCCAAAGTCTATGCTAATTGTGCCAGCTAGTGGAGCAATACATGGCTTCTCAGCATCAAGTTTGTCAGTGTATCCTTCCTATCTGAATAAGTAAAAGGATGCAATCAGTTGTGTGCAGCAGGCTAAACTATGCAGCAAAGGACTGCTAGAGGTGCTGTGTGAGCAAAGCAGCTAAGCTGTGGGGCTAGCTGTGTCCTGTTGAGTAGGATAAGATGACTGAGAATCTTGGAGAAAGGGCTGCACTAGGCAGGTAAGTTTGCATTCTAAAAACCAGGGTAATCAACAGATAACTTCAGTGTAAggaataaaatttattaaagtCTGTGCTGACCTAACCATGGTGAGTAAGTAGTCAGAATCCTAAGGGACATGCAGTCCCCATTGCAAAGTCATTTGTCAATAGCATTTGTATGAATTAATCTCATCTGTAAAAATGCATCATTACCTCACATGGAAAATGTTTGCCATCAATTGTGTGTTCTGATCCCTGGCTGTGCTTTGTCCCCCAGtgaaaatgaaactgctttAGCCGAAATGGATTCTCAAATGGACCGCCACTGATTGctaggcagagaaaaaaaaaaaagttcaagcATTCTGGCTTTTAGCTTCCTGTTAGTAAAAACTAACCACTGTTGGCACAATAGTGGAAGAAAGCCAGCAGCATCTCCCAGTTGCCAACATCAAAGGTATGCATCATCCACAGATTTAGAAGGGTTCACTTTCTTAATGGAAAGCACCTGTTtcatattacattttaaattaaaaaaccatTGAGTGGCTACTTGTACAGAATTGTGTAGCTTTTTTGAGAGAGTATATTTGACATATGAAGATGTGGCAGTTTTGTTATGGTTATGCCTTTCTtaagcacaatacatccaagttgaatattaaaaataaatcacaatttGAAACTCATGTACCTAAAACATTTGCAAGTGCTACTTGAGATTTTGTGCAAAAGAAAGTAGATACCTTGAGCATCAGATAGACAATTCAGCTAAGTATTTCCCCTTTAGAGTGTCTTTCCTTCCTGTGGAGGTTATCTATATTCTGTTGCTTTAAATACCTGATCCCATAAAAGGTGTAATATAAGAGCTTATACTTTACATGACACCATTCAGAATCTCAAGTCACCTTGTAAATGTGAGGAAATGCTACAGAGAAGCTTCATACATCATTTAGAAATAACACTTAAGAACAGCTGAATGTTTAAGATGCCACCTATAGAAGATACTCTATCAACAGCATCAGTAATCCTCCTGTAATTTTATATGGGACTAAATCAAATAAATTTCACCCAACAGACTTGAAAACCTAATCAAAGACTTATATTAAGACaattaaaatcacatttaataTCTGTAAAGCACTTATTATCAGTATAGCCcataacattttattaaaaatactaaaactgGGGCTTGGGCAGTGCTACCACATGGGCATAGTTCCAGCTGGCCTTTACTCAGGCAACAGAGCTttcaaaaaagcaaatgttttagtATTAGTTAATAGGTACCTCCTAGTATGTTTTTCTGAACTTAGCAATGGAATGCATCACCCGTCTCAAATATGAGTTTAAGAAATGTAGCTATGATGGGTTACTGTCAAAATTATGTTGTGCCATTTATGCAGAGCTGTGAGTTACAAGATCTATTTCAACACTTTAAACCACGTTTTCCACTCCTAGCAGTCATCTTCcttgaaaatgttattaaaacaaGGCATGTGCTTCGTGTAGAAAGGGCAGAGGTCTTCATTACTGCATGTGCTCTGATTCTGTATCTCTAAATGCAGAGTAATAGATGTTGTTCTTAAACTTATAAAGCTGGATAAAGGTCACTTACTTAGATATAGTTCAGCTTAGAGTTGCACAGAAGTAGTTAGCAAGCTAACATAATACTTCCAGATATATTTTACAAATTCTCTTTGTAGGGTGACTCGTTTAATGGATCTATGTAGTAAGATTTTGGAAAATGCACATCCAGTCTTCTCTTCAAATTCAGTAAAGATGCTTGAAAATGTGACCGTTCAGTTGGGCAGTTTTAGATTCATTccagaagagaaattttaaaacaaaatggccGGTGGTTTACCCCCAGCCCTTATTTCAAAGGGTTACCAGCACAGACAAGTCACTTAACAGAAAAAGTATCTTGTTTTGAGTATCTAGGGTATCCTATTTAGCTAGAATCAATACACACACCCAAATGGAAGATGAAATCAGCTGATAGATTCAAAAATTGTTcagtggttgttttttttttaatgtactctTATTTATCAGCTACTTCATCTCCATTTGAATGCTTTTCCCCTACCCCCTGAGATATAAAAGCAGGGTCTACCGTTGAAGTAGAATTAACAGGAGTAATCAATCACTTAAAGCATTTCTATTTTCTGCCAAGAGCTGAGAGACACAAATAACATACAATTGCATATAGTCCAACATCCACGAGCTGCTACTAACTCAGAATTAGCTGAAgattttataatttctgaagaaacGGAACTGCTAGGAAGCAGGGGGATAGAAGAAAACAATGCAAGCTAAGAGTGACTGGTCTAGATACAACTTGGTGTCGTGGGCTACGACTGTGACAAGTATGTTGTATGACCTCATCTCTGCTAATCATCTCTTCCCTACCCCTGTGGATGGAAACTGGGCAGTGTACCAGACAAAGCTGGCATGTGTGTTAGCATTTTTTATTTGGATGACCATGGAAACAGGGCAGTGAGGAGTGTACATACCTGCTCTGGATGTGGTCTAGGAATGCTGGAGAGATGCATGGATTCCCTAACTCATGAAATGATGATCCCCATTTAAAAGGGAAGCATTGCAAACTCCTGATTTTCCTGATGCAAGAGCTTTCCCAATGCAGAAACACTATTCTGTTCTGCAAAATTGCATTGCTAAATGGACTCAAGACAATAAATGTAAGGCtcaagaagacaaaaatataaagGTCTCTGGTTGTGTGCCTTGTTCTAAACTGAGTTATACATCATATAAATATACTATACAGGCTGTACTGAATTGTTTCCCTCATGAAGTCACAAAATGGTATTCTGAGTTAGTTGGCTGTGTGTTAGTCTCACCTGTCTTGTCATCAGTATCTTCAAACTCAACCATAACCGAATGGCCATTATTAGAGATGTTGAGAGATGTACAGGATTCATAGGAGATAATAAGAGGCTTCAGGTTAGggtcataaactgcttttgCAGAAACAATATCAATAGGTGACTGGCGGTTCCCTTGGGCAATAGGATAAGATTTGTGCCACTCTGAAGGTccttcaaaaggaaagaaaggaaagcaccATTATTTCCTTCCTACTATACACAAAATAATCATTACAGGTTTTTGTGAGGCTTGAAGCAAAGCTTGCTGAGCAGGAGTGACTTGAAAGTTTTGTATCTGAAAAGTTCACTTAAATTCTAGGATGGCATATTTTTATTAGTACAAACAGGCTGCAACAAGATGGACAAGATGGGGGATTCAAATATCCTGTACAAAACACACTGAAGAAATCACAGCACATCAGCAGACTGCTATATCTTCAGTTACTTGTGCCATTACTTTTCTGCAGAGTTTGTAATCACATTGCTAAGGTATCTGAGGATCTTCTAAGGTGGGTGCAGGTGTACACATACttgcacatacacatacactctcccaaagaaacagcatttcatTCTTCCTGGGAGAGAGAGTGTAAAAGCTCCGGTGATTCAAATTAGATGCAGATGACTCAATCTCTTAGCTACTGACtatgcagttatttttaaaactgttttatgaCTGCAGTAAATCTGAGGCAGTTTCATTCTTCACTCGTGCCCATTATGGTATCTCTCTACCCTGAGTGAAGGGTATAGCATTATGATTAACATTTTTGTACTTCCTGACCCCAACAGAGTGGGGAGAACAACCAATTTAATAAcacagctctctgctgccagagcTAGAATGTTCTTATGCTGTTTGAGATAACAAAACCTTATCTGTATCAAAGAATTATTTATTCTTACCACTTCTATTTCTACTTTGGTATGGCAGTGCAAGGAGCAATTACATTCTTCTACTGCGTGTGTTCAGAACATATTAACAGTAACAACTTTAAGACTCTCaagaagcacatttttaatttagcattCTCACATACTTTCACAAgtagaaacttttaaaaatcaagcacAGGTATTTATCCTCCTTGAGTTTATGTAACAAAAACAGTGATCTATTATACTCTTATTTGTCTttagcattttctgaaaagctaagcttataaaataatatcttttctCAGCCTGCCTATAAAGCAGATTTAGTATTTAAATGCTGTTACACAAGCTTAGGCAATATAATTTGTCTCTTACGAGCTTTGTAAGAATACACACGGCTTTGTTACTACTACCTATATGCCCAAACACCTAACACTATCTACTAGCACTAATCAGCTTCACTTGGCATTCAAAGTCACTTTTGGacttacagaaattaaaataattgctgtTAAGACAGAGAGACTGGCTCCTAGAGGTTATGCAAAAGACTCGTTGGACATCCAGCAGCTAAATTAATTGCTGTCAAAAGAGAGGGAGACTCCTGAAGGTTATGCAAACAATTGTCTTATTGGGCAACATCAATCACTCATCCATCCTTCTCTACAAAGGATACAGGTGCTATAAAACATTGTTGTAGGAATCTTTCAGTAGCTTCGCATCTCTTCTCACTCTGACAGACATCCTTGGAGGTGGGAAGCAAAGGAAGACGACTAAATTAAAAACTGTCAAATCAGAAAGCATAAGTTGTTCTAGAAGAGATCTGATACTGGTCTGTACAATATATTGATGTTCTAGAAATACATAACATACACCTTATTTTATTCACTTCTATAGAAGCCTAGATATCACATTTCAACAGCTGCACAGGGTCAGAAGATCTGTTACTGCTCTACTAAATCTTCTTTACTTAAAGGAATTGCTTTTGGAGAGACAGACACAGTTAATCCTTTTCATAACGGCTTTTTGGAAAAGGACCTATATctgcagcctgaaaaaaaaatccccactcAGTACTGGTTCCCTCAGTTTTGGAACATTGATTGCAACAACAAAAGGCAGCAGGCATAAGTTTGTGCATCTTTTGGTGCCACTTTCTGGGTACTATTTATTATCAATAAAGTAAGTAATTACCTGCTGAATATACTTGGTGCTTGCAGACATCAaaagcaggcagctctgcagggctcaGGCAGCAGTTCTAGAAAGAAAACGAGTGGGGGAAGATAGAGAGATGCAGCATGGAAATGCTATAACCTACCGTCATCCTGCCCATATCCCCAACTGTGGTGGCCAGTCATTACAGGGGTGCTGCACCCTGCTTTGCTCTCAGCTCTTTGATCAGGGCACTGCTGCTTACCTGCCTTTATAACGGCTCACCGTGGGATAGGGTCAGCCCCTTAAAGATACAGAGCAACCAAAGCAATTCCTGCAGGACAGGGAAAGCACCCGcgtccctcctgctcccagctttgctgctcctgctgctgcccactcTATTTGCTAACTCAGCACAGgggaaggaaaatgtaaaactgaGGTGACTGAAGTCCCAGGACTTAGGGAGGAACCAAGACTGTCCAGGTGGCATGGGGATCACGTTGAGGAAGAAGTAGTAGTATTTTCCCATTCTACACCAGAAGGAAGCAAGAGCTGTAGCCTGCTCTGAGCATCAGGGCACAGTAAATGTGTGCAGACCGTAACGGTAAGTGCCCTTCTCAGTTTTATGTTCTGCAGGGGGAAACATCACCTAGTTACTGCCTCTCTTTTCTTAAatgctctctccagctgcaaaaaATGAATGATCTTTCCACCTGATTTGTAACTAAAACTTCAGAATCAGTGCTCACATGAGAAGGAGAACATTCTCATCTCAGAAAAAATTACATGTGCTACTTTTAAACAAGGTAAAAACCACACCAATTAAGGATAAATTGGCAATCTgtgggttgtggggtttttttttgtgactctaaagaaactttttacgaagacaaaaataaaagcacagttATATTAGGGAACACAACACAGCAGACTAGAGAAAAGAGCTGATCTGTGAAGCCTCATTTATCTGGTATGATCCAGTAGTTGCCTGTACCCTGCTAAACCCATGAAGAGGCGACAATGAGATATGCAATCTGCAGCTATAAAATGTCTTAAGACATTTTTATGGCAATAAAAATGGCGCCTTTGTAGTAATTTTGTTAGATCTGAGGAAATGCCATCTGGCAAGGCTACATTTCATAAACATATTGATTTTCACAAAGATGATAGCATAGAGAAATAGAGATTCTTCTACTACACAatcaagaaaatggaagaaagaaatcaatGGAAGCATTTTATGCAACTTCTATGTTGTGGTGATGCCTTGTAagaatttgtttccttttcaggaGCTTTACATAGGATTCAGTTATAAAACCTTTGAGGCTCACTGATGCAAGCTAAATCACTGAATAAGGGATGTAAACTGCTGTAAAGGTGTCCACAGAGTAGTTCTACAATGACTTACTCAGGCCAACTTCtcaatttatttctgttaaactATTGTGATCTACTCAGGTGCCTGCATAGGCCTGACGCGCTGACACTGCAGGTATGTCTGCGGCCAAATCGTCAGCACACACAGGTCCTTGTGGTGACTCAAATACTGGAAGTagtgcagcagccctgccagtGCGTTAAAATACTTTGCTGCTTGGTAGGGTAAATGAGCTGCAAGATGTtgtgatgttttggttcttatTCTTGTGTGGCTCTGTGCTGTGTTTGTAGACAGGGAAGCCAAATGTAGGTAGGGTCAGTCAGATGCAAATAGTCAGGAAAGCTGTTCTAGACCATGGGAAGAAGTACAAAAAATACCAACTTATCAGTGAAAAGAACAAATGGAAGATGAattttgtatattaaaaaaagcagactaTATATTGGGGAAAACCGTATGCAAGATAGAGAATACTGAGCAACTGTTTACAAGAGAAACttgaaaactgaggcagagcTCTTGCTCACAGGGCGCAGTGCCATCGAAGTGGCCCAATGTCTACATGCATCTGACACAAATCCCCACTTCAGCTTTTATCTTCTCATATTCAAAATCACATAGATGTCTACACATGTGAACTACACAGGCAGGGCATAGGAAGACCTCTGAGACAAGAGAAAACATACTGAAGACATGGCAGGAAGTGGACTCCTCAAAATGGACGTTTAAATGGTTAGACttagaaaaagtgaaaagggGGAGCAACAGTACCTGAGAAGAAAGACAATAATAGCTTGAATAAAATTTTAGCTATAAATGATAGCCAGTGTGTATGTGACAGTTTAACATGCTCCCCCATCCAATCAGccttcaaaaagaaattttgagGTAAATACTAAGGTTTCCTTAAAGCTAGTATAATAGGGCTGCTTATACAAACATCACATTATTCCGTAACCCTGAGGCTTCTTGATATTGGCTGCCTCTAAGAATGGATTTTCACTGATTCTGTCCTCAAATTACTGTTTAGTAATCTAATTGCATCTCAACTTTACCAACCTGAATCAGGGAGAATTACATCACACTCATGAAGTCAAACTTACAGAAGTGAGAAGACCAGAGTGGTAGGTGCGTAAAGGGTAGATTTTTTCTAACGCTGAGCTAAAAGTGAAGTGCTCATGGTTTCCACAGATTTCTCACAGGCTTTGACTACATCTCAAAAGTGTCTGCCTAGCAGTGAATGACAGGAAGATATAGTTCCATCCACTACAGCCAAACATTTCAAGCTGCCTTAAAGAATAATTCTGTCTTCCCCAGCCTTCCACTTATGGTTTTATTCCTCTCCAACAGTAATGATGAGTGAACAGAGCAGCAGCCTAGGAAAAATACATGGGTTCTTCTTCTGAACCTGTCACTACTTTGTGATACTGAACTAAcaaaaaatgcttcagttttctCATCCCTCTATATGGAATAATTATCGTTATGATTTAATTTGAGCTCTCTGTATTAAGATTGCTATATAAGTACTAACCATTACAGTTAGAAAGCTCCAAGTAAGATTGGAATACCAAATATAACTTGAACATACTAAGCTTTGCAGGTTAGAGAAACTGGATTTTGAATCTCTAAGGCAAGGCGTCTCTGTAACACAGATCTGGAGTCACTGGGAGGTATTCACACAGGGAGATCACGTCACTTGAGGATAATGCTTTTGGTATATATTACTGCATCACCACAGAGGTTTAGAGCTCCATTTTAGGAgacataaaatgaaagaatagtTATTTGGTTCCGAGGTGAATGGCTAAATGCCACACTGAGTACATTTGCTTAAGTAACTCGGCAATTATCTTTACTGAGCTTAATAATGGCGACATACATGTGAAGAAGGTGTCATGTGCCTTCTTTATGTAATGCATATGAGTGTGTCTGATGTGTCATTGCCTATTAACTAATATATGGCAGAAATCCTGTCAGTTTGGGTATGGGCTCCTCACTCTAGAACCTTTGAAGTACAACAGGAGCAGATTAAATGTTAAAACATTTATCACTCCACAGCTAGCCTACACCTCAGGTTCTTGAAAGAGTATCTTGTTTATCCAGGCAGCTCAACTCTCTTCTTACACTGCCATTACTAATGCTGGCAGTTTCCAAATGTGAGTTATACTAAGGTGACATCTGATCTTTGTGtgtgcattaaaataatttataatgaacccagaaactgcagaaaaatactttgcaagGTAAATATAAACAGGAGGGTGTACTGCAAACACTAAACACTAAAAAGCAGAATgattccagattttttttcattttttagtattttattttacaagtgACCACCTACACTTTTTGATTGACAATAGAAATTTCAAATTTTATATTCTcaagtttttcttcaaaaacatgATAACTGTGCATTGAGATTCTCATCCATCCAGTGTTAACTCCAGGGGCTGAAAGTGGTAGTCCTTCTCCCACAGCTACATAATGAGATTCAAGAGATTTCTAAGGGAAAGAACTCAACATTTATTTACTGGGAGCCTCTTCCTGgcataaaggggaaaaaaaaagggcctCTAAGTAGAGAAGGGGTTgagaagaaaaggacaaaaagggCATGCATAAAATTAACAATTTTGCAAGAGAAAGAGCTTCAATAAAATATGGgccaagaagaaagaaggaatttatttggaaaattctTGGGGAAGCAGGACTTGAAAAGAGGAACA
This genomic interval carries:
- the CA7 gene encoding carbonic anhydrase 7; its protein translation is MTNCCLSPAELPAFDVCKHQVYSAGPSEWHKSYPIAQGNRQSPIDIVSAKAVYDPNLKPLIISYESCTSLNISNNGHSVMVEFEDTDDKTAISGGPFENPFRLKQFHFHWGTKHSQGSEHTIDGKHFPCELHLVHWNARKYATFGEAAAAPDGLAVVGVFLEIGREHTNMNRLTDALYMVKFKGAKVPFRSFNPKCLLPLSLDYWTYLGSLTTPPLNESVTWIVLKEPIRISEKQLEKFRMLLFTSEEDQRIQMVNNFRPPQPLKGRVVRASFKA